A genome region from Populus alba chromosome 3, ASM523922v2, whole genome shotgun sequence includes the following:
- the LOC118054248 gene encoding two-component response regulator ORR9 encodes MAALATLATETQFHVLAVDDSLIDRKLIERLLKTSSYQVTAVDSGSKALEFLGLNGDDEQRDSNPSSVSPDHHHQHIEINMIITDYCMPGMTGYDLLKKIKESKYFKDIPVVIMSSENVPSRINRCLEEGAEEFFLKPVQLSDVNKLRPHLMKGRCKEEDQPNNKRKGMEEIVNSPGRTRSRYNEGLEVVLSQ; translated from the exons ATGGCTGCTTTGGCTACTCTGGCTACCGAGACTCAGTTTCATGTTCTGGCTGTTGATGATAGCCTTATTGACAGAAAGTTGATTGAAAGGCTCCTCAAAACCTCTTCTTATCAGG TCACAGCAGTGGATTCAGGAAGCAAGGCCTTGGAGTTTTTGGGTTTGAACGGGGATGATGAGCAGAGAGATTCAAACCCTTCCTCTGTTTCCCCCgaccatcatcatcaacacatTGAAATTAACATGATCATTACAGATTACTGTATGCCAGGAATGACAGGCTACGATCTCCTAAAAAAGATCAAG GAATCCAAGTATTTCAAGGATATCCCAGTTGTGATCATGTCCTCGGAGAATGTCCCCTCAAGAATCAATAG ATGCTTGGAAGAAGGAGCAGAAGAGTTCTTCTTGAAGCCAGTTCAATTGTCCGATGTCAACAAACTTAGACCCCATCTAATGAAGGGAAGATGCAAGGAAGAAGATCAACCTAACAACAAAAGGAAAGGCATGGAAGAAATTGTCAACTCTCCTGGAAGAACAAGATCAAGATACAACGAGGGCTTGGAAGTGGTCTTATCCCAATAG